The sequence GAATCGACTTGCCGGCGTCTTCCTCGATATGGATCCTGATCAGTCTGATGTCGCGGCACCCGTCCCCGACATCGATACGCAGCATGCCTTCGGTGCAGATCGGTTCTTCGAACTGGGATATCTGATACCCTTTCGGAAGATCGGGGTAGAAATAGTTCTTTCTGGCAAGAATGGAGCTCGGGGCGATCGAGCAGCCGGTTGCCAGGCCGAGCTTGACGGCATCCTCGACAACGCGACGGTTCAGCACCGGCAGGGCTCCCGGAAGAGCCAGACAGACCGGGCACACATTGGTGTTGGCGGGATTGCCGAATCGGGTTGAACAGCCGCAGAACGCCTTGCTGTTGGTATTGAGCTGACAGTGGACCTCGAGGCCCACAACTAATTCATATTTCATTACAACATTTAACTCTTTATTGATAAACCCCGATCCCCTTCGCCCCGATCCCGGTTCGAGCTGTCAGAGCGGCTTGTAGCTGAACTTCTGTCCTCCGACGGTGGCTTCCGCCATGACACCTGCTCTTGGAATAACAAAAATAGCCACGCCGTTCGAGTAATCGCTGTTGGTGGCCATACCGGTGGTCACCAGCACTGCCGTAGCCTGGGCGTTCAGCTCAAAATTACCTTTCCTGAAATTATCGAAATCATCCTTGCTCTTGAAAAACACAATCTCGGCAAACGACTGCGCGCCAAGCTGAGGCCCGACATTCACCTGGGTCAGCGACGAACGGCCCACAAGGGTATTGAGCTCATACACATACCCGCTGCCGCGTGCCCCCCCGAGCAGAATGACGCCTCCCTTGTAAACTTCGGAAAACACGGCATAACCGTAGGCATGCTCAAAAAAGCGGTCGAGACCGGGAGCATTTTTCCTGAAATATTCGACTCCCTGACGGGCGTTATCCTCCTCCCTCGGATCCCACCCTGCAAAGGCACTCTGTACAACCATTCCTGCCAGCATGAAGGCAAGCACAACGATCCGCATCATTTTCATCGCATCACTCCGTTTTTTGTTCGTTAATAAAATCAAACCGTAGAAAACATACAATGTCATGCAACCTTGAATGTACGATTTTTTGGAAAGAAAAGAGAATGGAGTAAGATTGTGGGCCGCAGGCGGTGGGCAGTGAGCCGGAAGAAAGAAGTATAGCTCGCTTCGCATTGCTGGAGTATAGCAGTTTCGATGCTTGAGAGGAAAAACGGGTTACGGGTGCTTCAGAAACAATCGGGGCAGCACTCGGCCGCCCCTTTTCTGCTCTTGAGCTATCCAGCCATCAAGCCTTCTGCTTAATTTTCCCCGTTTTCGAGTTCGCGCTTGAGGGCTTCGCGCTCTATTTCGAGACGGCGGATTTCGCGGTTGAGGCGGTCGAGTTCTTCGGGGCTGCTGTCGATTTCGAGCCGCAGGCGCGATGAGGCCTCATCAATCAGGTCGATAGCCTTGTCGGGCAGAAAGCGGTCGGATATGTAGCGGTTCGAGAGCTCGGCCGCGGCAACGAGGGCGGCATCCTTGATGCGCACGCCGTGATGGATTTCGTATTTCTCCTTGAGGCCGCGCAGAATCGAAACCGTGTCTTCCACGCTCGGCTGATCGACGAGAACGGTCTGGAACCGCCGTTCAAGGGCGGCATCCTTTTCGATATGCTTGCGGTATTCGTCGAGCGTCGTAGCACCGATACAGCGCAGTTCGCCTCGAGCGAGAGCGGGCTTGAGAATGTTGGCGGCATCCATGGAGCCCTCGGCGGATCCGGCACCGACCAGCAGATGGATCTCGTCGATAAAGAGAATGATCTCTCCGTCGGCTGACTGCACCTCCTTGACCACGGCTTTCAGCCGCTCCTCGAACTCGCCGCGGAACTTCGCTCCGGCGACAAGCTGGGCGATGTCGAGCGCGGCGATCTGCTTGCTCTTCAGGTTTTCGGGAACGTCGCCGGCCACGATGCGCTGTGCGATACCTTCGACAAGCGCGGTTTTACCGACGCCGGGGTCGCCGATCAGCACCGGGTTGTTTTTGGTGCGGCGACTGAGAATCTGCAGCACCCGGCGGATTTCGTCGTCTCGCCCGATTACCGGATCGAGCTTTCCTCTTCGAACTTCATCGTTGAGATTGCGGGAATATTTTTTGAGGGAGTTGTAGGTATCCTCAGCCGTCTGGCTGGTTACCCGCTGGGAACCCCTGATGGTCGCCAGAACCTTGAGAATGGAGTTCCGGGTGATACCGGCATCCTGCAGCAGACGCGATACCTTGACGCCGGCTTCGCTCATGGCGATAAAGAGATGCTCGGAGCTGATGTAGTCGTCCTTAAGGCTTTCCGCCTCCCTGAGAGCCGTATCGAACACCTTTCCGAGATTCTGTGATACATATTGACCGGATGCCGATGAGCCGGTCACCCTCGGCAACCGATCTATTTCACGGTCGAGAACCTCGAGCAGATTATCCACGGGAGCTTCGAGCTTCTGGGCGATCTGCGCGGTAATGCCGCTTCTGTCTCCGAGCATGGAAAAGAGCAGATGTTCGGGCTCTATCTGCTGATGCTGGCGGCTTCCCGCAAGCGTGCCTGCAGCCTGCAGCGCTTCCTGGGCTTTGACGGTAAATTTATTGGGGTCGAATTGCATCGTTCATACTGTTTTTGCTGTTAACAAACTCCGGAAACAGTGCCTCGGCGACACGTTCCTGCCATTTCAATCATCGTTGTACGGCAAACCGTTCTTGTATAACCGTGTAAATGAGAAAAAAGTTAACAGCCGAAGAGGTTGAATCCCTGTAATTTTTTACCCTGGCCCAAGAGGAACGGCTCGGGACGATAACTCCCCGAGTTCGACAGGAGGCAGATCCTTCAGCGACATGATCACGATCTCTCATACGGGAAGCGAACGAAACGTCCGAAAAAAAAGCCACGGAAAAACATTTTCCCGCGGCTTTACGGCTCATTGTTCCCGAAACCTGAAAAGTCAGGCTGCCGGAGCGTTCCCTGAAGGGGGTTTTGGAAGATTTTTCATGAATGCAGCGGCCACGAGCCGCATGATCTCTCCGCCCGTAGCAAGCAATTCAGCGCTTTTTTCCTGAATATGGCACTGGGTCGCCACCTGATCCTTGAAATACGCGACGCCCTCGGCTTCATAGTTCCTGCCGCTCACGTACTCGTCAATCACTTTTTCGGCTTGCGAAAACGGCATATTGAACACCTTGACGCCGAGTTTCGCCCGTTCGATCGGATCAAGGATTTTCTGACCGGTATTCTGCTGCTCCATAGCAATGGGATTAACGTGTTAAAAACTGTGCTGTAACGTCTGTAATGTAAGAATCTTTTCAACAAGAACCCAGTCGCAGGCAAGGGACAGGCTGCCATCATGAAAACGGCGGCGCACTCCCGGACACCCCTATTGCCGCTTTCCGGACACATGAAGCAAAGCCCGTTCCACAAGCAGCAGCAACATTCCTGCGCCGAGGAAATAGTGGTACAGCGGCTCGCTGCCCAACGGCGCTGAAACCAGACGCGACCGCGAAACGATCCTGTCGATCCGCAAGGCGACCTCGTCATACACAGCGTCGCCTCCCGCACCCTCAAAATAAAATCCTCCGGATGCCGAAGCGAGCTGCCGAAGGGTTTGGGGAGAGAACCGGGTTGTCACCACACGGCCTGCGCCGTCGAGTTTTTTCAACCCGGGGCGCAGCGGATCCGGAATATCCGCCCCGTTCCGGCTTCCAAAGCCAAGCACAAAAAGCGAAACGCCGTTTCTCCTGAGTTTTGCGGCTGCGGCCGCTGTCGCCCCCTCGTGGTCTTCACCGTCACTGAGCAGCACGACAATTCGCTCTCCTTCTGCCGTCCCGTCGCTGTCGAGAGGTACGGAACCGGTAAACAGCTTCAGAGCAAGCTCGACTGCCGGAAGAAACGAGGTGCCCTGCTCTTCGATAAGGGCAGGTGTGGCCATGCCAAGCAGAGCGGAAAACGCTTCGCGGTCATACGTAAGCGGGCACTGCACAAGAGGCGACCCGGCAAAAAGCAGCAGGGCCCTGCGACCCTCCCTGACGCTGCCGCCGATACGGAGCGCCGCATCCCTCGCTGCCTCAAGGCGATCGGGAAGAACGTCCCGGGCCAGCATGCTGTTTGAAACATCGAGCATGAACACCAGATCGGCCCCTTTGCGGAGAGTCACCCGGTTTCCGCGACAGAGCTGCGGACCGGCAAGCGAAATGAGTAACAGAGCGATTCCGGTAAACTGCAGCATACGACGGACAAGAAACACCCGCTGAGCTGAACCGTTTATCCCGGATCCTGCCGGACCGGACAGGACAAGGCGCTCGCTCGCCTG comes from Chlorobium limicola DSM 245 and encodes:
- a CDS encoding Clp protease N-terminal domain-containing protein encodes the protein MQFDPNKFTVKAQEALQAAGTLAGSRQHQQIEPEHLLFSMLGDRSGITAQIAQKLEAPVDNLLEVLDREIDRLPRVTGSSASGQYVSQNLGKVFDTALREAESLKDDYISSEHLFIAMSEAGVKVSRLLQDAGITRNSILKVLATIRGSQRVTSQTAEDTYNSLKKYSRNLNDEVRRGKLDPVIGRDDEIRRVLQILSRRTKNNPVLIGDPGVGKTALVEGIAQRIVAGDVPENLKSKQIAALDIAQLVAGAKFRGEFEERLKAVVKEVQSADGEIILFIDEIHLLVGAGSAEGSMDAANILKPALARGELRCIGATTLDEYRKHIEKDAALERRFQTVLVDQPSVEDTVSILRGLKEKYEIHHGVRIKDAALVAAAELSNRYISDRFLPDKAIDLIDEASSRLRLEIDSSPEELDRLNREIRRLEIEREALKRELENGEN
- a CDS encoding lipid-binding SYLF domain-containing protein, encoding MKMMRIVVLAFMLAGMVVQSAFAGWDPREEDNARQGVEYFRKNAPGLDRFFEHAYGYAVFSEVYKGGVILLGGARGSGYVYELNTLVGRSSLTQVNVGPQLGAQSFAEIVFFKSKDDFDNFRKGNFELNAQATAVLVTTGMATNSDYSNGVAIFVIPRAGVMAEATVGGQKFSYKPL
- a CDS encoding VWA domain-containing protein, with translation MCFAWPEHFGYLLLLIPLAVLFGYGYMRQMQASERLVLSGPAGSGINGSAQRVFLVRRMLQFTGIALLLISLAGPQLCRGNRVTLRKGADLVFMLDVSNSMLARDVLPDRLEAARDAALRIGGSVREGRRALLLFAGSPLVQCPLTYDREAFSALLGMATPALIEEQGTSFLPAVELALKLFTGSVPLDSDGTAEGERIVVLLSDGEDHEGATAAAAAKLRRNGVSLFVLGFGSRNGADIPDPLRPGLKKLDGAGRVVTTRFSPQTLRQLASASGGFYFEGAGGDAVYDEVALRIDRIVSRSRLVSAPLGSEPLYHYFLGAGMLLLLVERALLHVSGKRQ